Proteins encoded by one window of Myxococcales bacterium:
- a CDS encoding serine protein kinase, protein MSLVGQIASLQNYDVYKELAWEGSFEDYLDLVRRRPQVTRNAYQRLYDMVLSHGVEEYIDNKKKLVRYRFFKDEQHGGKDAIFGLDVPLMRLMNVLKSAAQGYGTERRIILLHGPVGSAKSTIARLLKKGVEEYSRSPEGALYTYYWSLPGELGELAGGQDTFHCPMHDEPLRLIPHEWRAETIKRLTLGNSDFKVKIEGEVNPACRLIFKELMRHHQGDFEKVMSHVRVRRLLLSEQDRVGIGTFQPKDEKNQDSTELTGDINYRKIAVFGADSDPRAFNFDGEFNVANRGIIEFVEILKLDVAFLYDLLGATQERRIKPKKFAQTDIDEVILGHTNEAEYKKLLSNEFMEALRDRTVKVDIPYITRVSEEVKIYTKDYTSDRVGKHIAPHTLYVASLWAVLTRLEDPKKGNLSPLQKAKLYDGKTLPGFTQDNIKELRKEAAREGMEGISPRYIQDKISNALVSEKGEGAVNPFMVINELESGLRHHSLISSDDVRKRFSDLLQVVKQEYDDIVKNEVQRAISADEDLIQKLCANYIDNIKAYTQREKVKNPYTGQDEEPDERMMRSIEEKIDIAESRKDDFRREIMNYIGYLAVEGRTFDYKTNERLHKALEAKLFEDQKDSIKLTSLVSSVVDRETQAKIDVVKQRLIKNFGYDEVSATDVLNYVASIFARGDVKS, encoded by the coding sequence ATGAGCTTGGTCGGTCAGATCGCGTCGCTCCAGAACTACGACGTCTACAAGGAGCTGGCGTGGGAGGGATCCTTCGAGGACTACCTGGACCTGGTCCGGCGTCGGCCGCAGGTCACGCGCAACGCCTACCAGCGCCTGTACGACATGGTCCTGTCGCACGGGGTCGAGGAGTACATCGACAACAAGAAGAAGCTGGTGCGCTACCGCTTCTTCAAGGACGAGCAGCACGGCGGCAAGGACGCGATCTTCGGCCTCGACGTGCCGCTGATGCGCCTGATGAACGTGCTCAAGAGCGCGGCCCAGGGCTACGGCACCGAGCGCCGCATCATCCTCCTGCACGGCCCGGTCGGCTCGGCCAAGTCGACGATCGCGCGCCTGCTCAAGAAGGGCGTCGAGGAGTACTCGCGCTCGCCCGAGGGCGCGCTCTACACGTACTACTGGTCGCTGCCGGGGGAGCTGGGCGAGCTGGCCGGTGGCCAGGACACGTTCCACTGCCCGATGCACGACGAGCCGCTGCGGCTGATCCCGCACGAGTGGCGGGCCGAGACGATCAAGCGCCTGACGCTCGGCAACTCGGACTTCAAGGTCAAGATCGAGGGTGAGGTCAACCCGGCCTGTCGGCTCATCTTCAAGGAGCTGATGCGCCACCACCAGGGCGACTTCGAGAAGGTGATGAGCCACGTCCGGGTCCGCCGCCTGCTGCTGTCCGAGCAGGACCGGGTCGGCATCGGCACCTTCCAGCCCAAGGACGAGAAGAACCAGGACTCGACCGAGCTCACCGGCGACATCAACTACCGCAAGATCGCGGTGTTCGGCGCCGACTCGGATCCGCGCGCGTTCAACTTCGACGGCGAGTTCAACGTCGCCAACCGCGGCATCATCGAGTTCGTCGAGATCCTCAAGCTCGACGTGGCGTTCCTCTACGACCTGCTCGGCGCCACCCAGGAGCGCCGGATCAAGCCCAAGAAGTTCGCCCAGACCGACATCGACGAGGTCATCCTCGGCCACACCAACGAGGCCGAGTACAAGAAGCTCCTGTCGAACGAGTTCATGGAGGCGCTGCGCGACCGCACCGTGAAGGTCGACATCCCGTACATCACGCGGGTGTCCGAGGAGGTGAAGATCTACACCAAGGACTACACCTCGGATCGCGTCGGCAAGCACATCGCGCCGCACACGCTGTACGTGGCGTCGCTGTGGGCGGTGCTGACCCGGCTCGAGGACCCCAAGAAGGGCAACCTCAGCCCGCTGCAGAAGGCCAAGCTCTACGACGGCAAGACCTTGCCCGGCTTCACCCAGGACAACATCAAGGAGCTGCGCAAGGAGGCCGCGCGCGAGGGCATGGAGGGCATCTCGCCGCGCTACATCCAGGACAAGATCTCGAACGCGCTCGTGTCCGAGAAGGGCGAGGGCGCGGTCAACCCGTTCATGGTCATCAACGAGCTCGAGAGCGGCCTGCGCCACCACTCGCTGATCTCGTCGGACGACGTCCGCAAGCGCTTCAGCGACCTGCTCCAGGTCGTCAAGCAGGAGTACGACGACATCGTCAAGAACGAGGTCCAGCGCGCCATCTCCGCCGACGAGGATCTGATCCAGAAGCTGTGCGCCAACTACATCGACAACATCAAGGCGTACACCCAGCGCGAGAAGGTCAAGAACCCGTACACCGGCCAGGACGAGGAGCCCGACGAGCGGATGATGCGGTCGATCGAGGAGAAGATCGACATCGCCGAGAGCCGCAAGGACGACTTCCGCCGCGAGATCATGAACTACATCGGCTACCTCGCGGTCGAGGGCCGGACCTTCGACTACAAGACCAACGAGCGGCTGCACAAGGCGCTCGAGGCCAAGCTGTTCGAGGATCAGAAGGACTCGATCAAGCTGACGTCGCTGGTGTCGAGCGTCGTCGACCGCGAGACCCAGGCCAAGATCGACGTGGTCAAGCAGCGGCTGATCAAGAACTTCGGCTACGACGAGGTCTCGGCCACCGACGTGCTCAACTACGTCGCGTCGATCTTCGCGCGCGGCGACGTCAAGAGCTGA
- a CDS encoding DUF444 family protein yields the protein MSQRIDLDHGRFRQIIRGKIKQNLRKYISQGEMIAKKGGDKVSIPLPQVDLPRFRWGDKQQGGVGQGAGDVGDPLGGQPGQGPPGPGPAGERPGEHMVELEVSLAELAEIMGEELALPRIQPKGTEKIVAWKDKYTGIRTTGPESLRHFRRTFKQALRRQIAVGTYKPTDPVIIPIRDDRRYRSWKSEPLPQSNAVIIYMMDVSGSMGDEQKEIVRIESFWIDTWLRSQYHGIESRYIIHDAMAKEVDRDTFFRTRESGGTMISSAYKLCAKMIEDEYPSAQWNIYPFHFSDGDNWSIDDTHTCVELLKSKILPHVNLFAYGQVESPYGSGQFIKDLAEHFGDDERVVTSDIKGKDAIMDSIKEFLGKGK from the coding sequence ATGAGTCAGCGCATCGACCTCGACCACGGCCGCTTCCGTCAGATCATCCGCGGCAAGATCAAGCAGAACCTCCGCAAGTACATCTCGCAGGGCGAGATGATCGCGAAGAAGGGCGGCGACAAGGTCTCGATCCCGCTGCCGCAGGTCGACCTGCCCCGGTTCCGCTGGGGCGACAAGCAGCAGGGCGGTGTCGGCCAGGGCGCCGGCGACGTCGGCGATCCGCTCGGCGGCCAGCCGGGGCAGGGCCCGCCCGGCCCGGGCCCGGCCGGCGAGCGCCCCGGCGAGCACATGGTCGAGCTCGAGGTCAGCCTGGCCGAGCTGGCCGAGATCATGGGCGAGGAGCTGGCGCTGCCGCGGATCCAGCCCAAGGGCACCGAGAAGATCGTCGCGTGGAAGGACAAGTACACCGGCATCCGCACCACCGGGCCGGAGTCGCTGCGCCACTTCCGCCGCACGTTCAAGCAGGCGCTGCGGCGCCAGATCGCGGTCGGGACGTACAAGCCCACCGATCCGGTGATCATCCCGATCCGCGACGACCGCCGCTACCGGTCGTGGAAGAGCGAGCCGCTGCCGCAGTCCAACGCCGTCATCATCTACATGATGGACGTGTCGGGCTCGATGGGCGACGAGCAGAAGGAGATCGTCCGGATCGAGAGCTTCTGGATCGACACCTGGCTGCGCTCCCAGTACCACGGCATCGAGAGCCGCTACATCATCCACGACGCGATGGCCAAGGAGGTCGATCGCGACACGTTCTTCCGGACCCGCGAGTCGGGCGGCACGATGATCAGCTCGGCGTACAAGCTGTGCGCCAAGATGATCGAGGACGAGTACCCGTCGGCCCAGTGGAACATCTACCCGTTCCACTTCTCCGACGGCGACAACTGGTCGATCGACGACACCCACACCTGCGTCGAGCTGCTCAAGTCCAAGATCCTGCCGCACGTGAACCTGTTCGCGTACGGCCAGGTCGAGTCGCCCTACGGCTCGGGCCAGTTCATCAAGGACCTGGCCGAGCACTTCGGCGACGACGAGCGCGTCGTCACCAGCGACATCAAGGGCAAGGACGCCATCATGGACTCGATCAAGGAGTTCCTGGGGAAGGGCAAGTAG